The Altererythrobacter sp. H2 genomic sequence GCGATGGATGTTTCAGATCATCGCCACTTCACGCTGGCTAGCGCGCTTCGTTGGAGCGGCATATGGCGAGGAACCTGCAGAAAGTCAATCGCCTTGCTGTTCCTTGCCCTGCCACTCGTCATTGCGGGGCGGCTCCATCGCGGCCAGCCGGCGCGAGGTGACCCCGGTCTGGATCACGAACAGCACGATCAGGATCGTGCCCACCACGCCGGTAAAGACGTCGAACCCTGAAATGGCCCCGAACCACCCTTCGCCCTCGTGTCCGAACCACATCATCGCCAGGGTCAGCGCGATCAGCAGGAAGCGCAGCTCGGTCGGCCCGGCGTTGAGGTAGGACAGCTTCAGCTCTCCCAGCACCCGCACCGACAGGAAGGCGTGGATCGACAGCAGCAGGTACCCCGCCAGCGCCACCAGGGCCACTTCCAGCGTGACATAGGGGCTCAGCCCGATCCCGGCCACGACCAGCGTGGTGGCGAGGCCATCGCAGCTATGATCGAGGAAATAGCCATAACGCGGCCGCTCGATCTTGCGGAAGCGGGCCAGGCTGCCGTCGGTGCTGTCACCAAACCACTGCACCGCGTAACCGGCAATCGAGAGCCAGAGCCACTCTTCGGCCAGGTTGCTGGCAAGATAGCCGCCGAACACCATGAACGCGCCCGCCATGCCGATGAAAGTCAGCAGGTCAGGCGAAATCCAGCGCGGCATCCGCGCGCAGATCCAGTTGAGCAGGCGCCGCTCGGACCGGGCCAGCAGGTTCTCCTGGATACGGTCAATCGGCGTGGAAGAAGTCGGGGCCTTGGGGGCTGCCAATGAAACTACCTTTGCAACTCGCGGCGCTATGCATGGCGCCTGTAGTCGCAATTCCGTAACCGTGTTGCGGTTCCGCGACAAGCAAACCCTCGCCGCGCCGCGCCCTCAGGAGGCGGGAACCTCAGGCGGCACCACCAGCATGTCGATCGGCACCCATTCGAGCAGATCGGAGGCAATGCTGCCAAGCGTGGCACGCCTCCAGCCGCCCTTGCCGTGGGTGCCTGCGACCAGCAGGTCCGGCTGGACCTGCTCCATCGCGGTGCGGATGCCCTTGGCCACCCCGCCGTAGCACAGGCGCCACTGCACCCGCTCGCCCAGCCCGGCCAGCTCCGGGCGGGCGAGGAACCGGCGCATCTCGTCGCTCACATCCGCTTCGACCTGTTCCTTGACATGGCCGGCCTTCTGGAACCCCTCGAACGGGACATGGAAAGCGTGGACCAGGTGCAGTTCGGCATCGGGAAACATCTCCGCCGCCACCGCCAGAGCATGGGCCGAGAAATCCGAGAAGTCCGTGGTCACGAGGATCTTCGCATAAGCGCGGTGCGGGCGCTGCTTGACCACCAGCACCGGTCGATGGCCGCGGGTGATGATGTGGTCCACCGCTGTGCCGGAGAAGTAGTCTCCGATGCCGTTGAACCGGGCAACCCCGCACACGATCAGCGCAGCGTCGAGCGTGTCCGCAGTCTTGGCGATGACCTCAGGCGCCGGGCCGACCGGCATCCGGATTTCCACATCGGCCGCAGGATCGGGCAGCGCGGCCCGGCCAAGGGCGACCAGCTGTTCCGCCGTCTCGTCGTTGATTGCGGGCGAGCGGGCATGGACCAGGCTCACGGTCCGCCCCATGGCAGCGCCCAACTGGAGCGCGCGGTCAACCGCGCGGTCATTCCGCGGGCTGAGGTCGGTAGCGACGATAATCGGGCGTTCGGACATCGGGTTTTCTCCTTGATGTTCTTTCGCCCTCCCCGAAAGTTACGATGCCCAAACAGGTTTGGAGCCGCAAGCAAAACCGGCCTTCAACGCCCGGATTTCGACCTCATCGGCTGGATCAGGACAACCCCGCCGCTGCCAGCAAGGCCTGCGTGCTTGGATCGAACTCGCCGCCGCCCGCCTCGATGTCGTTCGCCATCTTCTTGCCGAGTTCCACCCCGAACTGGTCGAACGGGTTGATGCCCATCAGCACCGCGTTGGCGAAGGTGCGATGCTCGTGGAAGGCGATCAGCGCGCCGAGCGTGGCGGCATCGATATCGTCGCACAGGATGGTGGCGCTGGGGCGGTCACCGGGGAAGGCGCGCGCGGGGTCCCCAAGTCGATTGGCGCCATCCGCCGCCATGTTGCCGCCCGCCATCAGCGCAGCCCCTTGCGCAAAACAGTTGGTCAGCAGGATCGCATGGTGCGCCGGGTCCAGCGTGTCCCCGGGCGCGATCGAGGCGATGAAATCGACCGGCACCAGATGCGTGCCCTGGTGGAGCAGCTGGAACACCGCGTGCTGGCCGTCAGTCCCCACCCCGCCCCAGGTGATCGGTGCGGTCGGCCCTTCCACCGGGGCACCTTCTGCCGTCACGCGCTTGCCGTTGCTCTCCATCTCGAGCTGCTGGAGATAGAACGGCAGCAGTCCCAGCCGCTCGTCATAGGCGAACACCGCGCGCGTCTGACAGCCGCGCACGCGGGTGTAGTACTGGTCAGCAAAGGCGGCGCGCAGGGCCAGGTTGGCGCGGCCGTCGTTATCGCGGAAATGCAGGTCCATCGCCTGCGCGCCTGCCAGCATGGCTTCGAACTCGTCCCATCCCGCTGCCAGTGCCACGGGGAAGCCGATGCTCGACCAGAGAGAGTAACGCCCGCCCACGCTTTCCGGGAACGGCAGGACGCGGGTCTCGTCCACACCCCATTCGACCGCCTTTTCGGGGCTGGCGGTGAGTGCGATGACCCGGCCGTAAGGATCAGCCACGCCATTCTCGCCGAGCCACTTGAGCGCGCTGAGCGCGTTGGTCATGGTCTCTATGGTGGTGAAGGTCTTGCTCGCCACGGCGACCAGCGTCGTCGCCGGATCGCAGGCGGCGAAGGCCTGCTCCAGCGCGAGGCCGTCGATGTTGGAAACGACATGGCAATCGACCAGCGCCAGGTCACGGGTCAGGGCGTCGATCGCCAGCTTGGGGCCCAGTGCGCTGCCGCCGATGCCGATGTGGATCAGGTGGCGCACTTCGCCCAGCGCGCCTTCATGGATCGCCTCGACCAGGATCCGCATCCGGGCGTGGAGCGCCGCGGCTTCCTCCACACTGGCATCCGCGCCCACGCCGCGCTGCGCGGTGTGCTCAGCCGCACGGCCTTCCGTCACGTTGATCCGGGCACCGGAAAGCAGCTGGCCCCGATTGCCTGCAAAATCGCACGCATCGGCCAGCCCTTCGAAAGCGGCGAGCAGATCTTCGTCAAGATGGGTCTTGGACCAGTCAAACAGGACACCGCCCGCCGTCTCCCCCTCACCCCAGGACAGGCGCGATGCGAGCGTGCCCACCCGGCTGGCATCAGCAGCAAACAGTTCCGCCAGCGTCCTGCGGGGCAGCCCCGAGATGCGGCTCCATGCGGCGGGGACAGCGTCGACCATGCGAAAATCCTTTTCCGATTGCGGGCCATGGGACTAGGGACTTGGCCCATGCATTTGAAGCCCCTCATCGCGCCCGCCATGCCTGAATTGGTATGCCTGCCTCTTGGCCACGGCAGATGCCCCGCATGACCGACCCGACCGAAGCCGCACCCGCCGCCGAGCCGGAAGAGAAGGAATCGCTCGCCAGTTTCATCTGGTTCGTGGTCAAGCTGGCGATCCTGGCGCTCGCCTTTCGCAGTTTCCTGTTCTCGCCCTTCTCGATCCCGAGCGAGTCCATGCTGCCCCGGCTGATGATCGGGGACTATTTCGTCGCCGCCAAATGGCCCTACGGCTATTCGCGTTACTCGCTACCGCTAAACGCACCCCTGATCCCCGGGCAGGTGTTCGCCGGGCTGCCCGAGCGCGGCGACGTGGCCGTGTTCAAACATCCGGTCGACAAGGTCGATTACATCAAGCGGGTCATGGCCTTGCCTGGCGACACGGTGGAAATGCGCGGCGGCGTGTTCGTGCTCAATGGCGAGCCGGTGACCAAGGAACCGATTGCCGATTTCGTCCAGCCGGTGGACCAGCACCTGCTCAACGCCGCGGCGCTGTCCGGGCGGCCCTCGCCCTGTTCCTGGGGCGGACTGGAGGAGCAACGCAGCGATGGCCAGCGCCAGTGCCGCTACATGCGCTTCCGCGAAACGCTGCCCTCGGGCGTGTCCTACGAAGTGCTCGATTTCGGCGAGTCCGGGGCCGATACCTGGGGCCCCAAGATCGTGCCCGAGGGCCATGTCTTCATGATGGGCGACAACCGCGACAATTCGCAGGACAGCCGCTTTCCGGCCCGCAGCGGCGGTGGGGTTGGCTGGGTGCCGACCGATCATCTGGTGGCGCGGGCCAGCGTGATGGTGTGGTCCACCGATGGCAGCGCCGAATGGATCAAGCCGTGGACCTGGTTCACCGCCGCCCGGTGGGAGCGGATCGGAGACGGGGTATGACCGGGCTTCCCGAACCTACCCGCCAGTGGCTCGCCGACCACGGCTTCTCAGTTCAGGACGAGCACCTCTGGCGCGAGGCGCTGACCCACGGCAGCACCGGCCACGCGCGCGATTATGACCGGCTCGAATTCCTCGGTGACCGGGTTCTGGGCCTGGCCATTGCCGACTGGCTCTACAGCGCTGGCGACGACGATGAAGGCAAGCTGGCGCAGCGGCTCAACGCGCTGGTCAGCAAGGGCGCCTGCGCCAAGGTTGCCCGGGTGATGGGCCTCCCCGACCACGTGCTGCTGGGCAAACAGGCCCGCGACGACGGCGCGGCGCAGAGCGACAATATTCTGGGGGACGTGATGGAGGCGCTGCTCGGCGCGGAATTCATCGAAGCCGGTTTTGACAGCGCGCGCGCTATCGTGCGCCGCCACTGGCACGACGATGTGCAGGGCAAGGCAGGCCATTCCAAGCACCCCAAGAGCGCGCTGCAGGAATGGGCCGCCGGAAACCAGCGCCGCCCGCCGGAATACCAGCTGGTCGACCGGTCCGGCCCGGATCACAAGGCGCGCTTCACGGTCCGCGTCTCGGTCCACAACGTGGGCCAGGCTGATGCGACGGCCGGAAGCAAGCAGGAAGCGGAAACCGCGGCAGCGCGGCTATTCATGGAGCGGTACGGATGAGCGACAAGCAACCCCATTGCGGCCTGGTCGCCGTGATCGGCGCCCCCAATGCGGGCAAGAGCACTCTGGTCAACGCGCTGGTCGGGCAGAAGGTGGCCATCACCAGCGCAAAGGCGCAGACCACCCGCGCCCGAATGCTGGGCATTGCCCTGCACGACAATGTCCAGATGATCCTGGTCGATACCCCCGGCATCTTCGCGCCCAAGCGGCGGCTGGACCGGGCCATGGTCAGTGCCGCGTGGGAAGGGGCGGAAGCGGCCGACGCGGTCCTGCTGATGGTCGATCCGATCAAACAGCGCCGGCACGAACTGGAGCCGCTGCTGGAGGCCCTCGCGAGCCGGCCGGAACGCAAGATTCTGGTGCTCAACAAGGTGGATATCGCCAAAAAGGAGCCGCTCCTGGCGCTGGCCGAGGAACTGGCGGCAAAGGTCGATTTTACCGAGATCTTCTTCATCTCCGCCCTGACCGGAGACGGCGTGCCCGAGCTTAAGAACCACCTCGCCGCTCTGATGCCGGAAGGCACCTGGCACTATCCCGAGGACCAGGTCTCGGACGCCAGCGAGCGCCTGCTCGCGACCGAAGTGACCCGCGAACAGCTTTACCAGCAACTGCACGAGGAGCTGCCCTATGACAGCGCCGTGCGGCCCGAGAAATACATCCAGCGCAAGGACGGCAGCGTCGAGATCCACCAGCAGATCGTGGTCATGCGCGACAACCAGCGCGCGATCGTACTGGGCAAGGGCGGCAGCCGGATCAAGGCTATCGGCGAGGCCGCACGCAAGGAACTTTCCGAAATGCTGGGCGTGAAGGTCCACCTGTTCCTGCACGTCAAGACCGACGAACGCTGGAGCGAGGACAAGGAACTGTTCGAGGAAATCGGGCTGGACTGGGTTCGGTGAGAGCCGCGCGGCCCGATTTGCTGCCCCCGTGGACCTGACCGCTTACGGGCTGGGCCTGGGCGCTGCGCTGGCCAGCGGCCTGCTGATCGGGATCGAGCGGGGATGGACCCTGCGCGAAGCACAGGCGGGTTCCCGGGTTGCCGGCATCCGCACCTTCAGCCTGTTTGGCCTGCTTGCCGGAATCGCCGGCGTGGTGGGGCAGAGCGGCTATCCCGTTCCGGCTTACCTGATGCTCGGCGGAACAGTGGCGATCGTGGTGATCGGCTACTGGCGCTCGACCATGGCCGACCGCAAGCCCGATGCCACTTCGTCCGTCGCGGCGATGGTGACGCTGGCGCTGGGCTTCCTCGCCACGAGCGGACAGCCGGCGCTGGCCATCGCGCTGGCCGCCGTGGTGACCCTGCTGCTCGCCATGCGGAGCCAGACCCACGGCCTGATCGACCGGCTGGACGAAGCCGATATCAAGGCGCTGGCCCGCTATGCGGTGATCGCGCTGGCGATCTACCCATTCCTGCCGGAAGGGCGCTACGGGCCCTATGACGCGTGGGAGCCGCGCACCCTGTGGCTGGTGGTGGTGCTGGTCACCGGGTTTTCCTTCCTCGGCTACATTGCCAACCGCCTGTTCGGGGCGCGGCGCGGGACCATCGCCACGGCGGTAATCGGGGGCCTCTACAGCTCCACGGCGGTAACCCAGTCGCTTTCGCAACGGCTTGGCGCGGGCGAGGGAAGCGCAGCCGAGAACGCAGGGATCGCGCTGGCAACAGCAGTCATGTACCTGCGGGTGCTGGTGCTGGTGGGCGTGCTGGCGGAGCGGCTGTTCCTGCCATTCGCATTGCTGCTCATGCCGGCCGTGCTGACCGGGCTCGCGGCCAGTTACCTGATTTTCCGCCGCGCACCTGCCACCACCGGACCTTCCCCGCCAGGCAATCCGATTGCCCTGCTCCCTGCCCTCAGCTTCGCTGCTTTCGTCGCCGTGGCAGCAGTGGCTGCGCGCTGGGCCGAGGGGCAGTTCGGC encodes the following:
- the pgi gene encoding glucose-6-phosphate isomerase, with amino-acid sequence MVDAVPAAWSRISGLPRRTLAELFAADASRVGTLASRLSWGEGETAGGVLFDWSKTHLDEDLLAAFEGLADACDFAGNRGQLLSGARINVTEGRAAEHTAQRGVGADASVEEAAALHARMRILVEAIHEGALGEVRHLIHIGIGGSALGPKLAIDALTRDLALVDCHVVSNIDGLALEQAFAACDPATTLVAVASKTFTTIETMTNALSALKWLGENGVADPYGRVIALTASPEKAVEWGVDETRVLPFPESVGGRYSLWSSIGFPVALAAGWDEFEAMLAGAQAMDLHFRDNDGRANLALRAAFADQYYTRVRGCQTRAVFAYDERLGLLPFYLQQLEMESNGKRVTAEGAPVEGPTAPITWGGVGTDGQHAVFQLLHQGTHLVPVDFIASIAPGDTLDPAHHAILLTNCFAQGAALMAGGNMAADGANRLGDPARAFPGDRPSATILCDDIDAATLGALIAFHEHRTFANAVLMGINPFDQFGVELGKKMANDIEAGGGEFDPSTQALLAAAGLS
- a CDS encoding MgtC/SapB family protein produces the protein MDLTAYGLGLGAALASGLLIGIERGWTLREAQAGSRVAGIRTFSLFGLLAGIAGVVGQSGYPVPAYLMLGGTVAIVVIGYWRSTMADRKPDATSSVAAMVTLALGFLATSGQPALAIALAAVVTLLLAMRSQTHGLIDRLDEADIKALARYAVIALAIYPFLPEGRYGPYDAWEPRTLWLVVVLVTGFSFLGYIANRLFGARRGTIATAVIGGLYSSTAVTQSLSQRLGAGEGSAAENAGIALATAVMYLRVLVLVGVLAERLFLPFALLLMPAVLTGLAASYLIFRRAPATTGPSPPGNPIALLPALSFAAFVAVAAVAARWAEGQFGEQGIAVLLLVMGVMDVDAAIVTAGGLGPDTISAGLAALAIAGTILANMSVKLGVTLAYGRSHARPAALALAASMVVLLASIALGAVRL
- the rnc gene encoding ribonuclease III; translation: MTGLPEPTRQWLADHGFSVQDEHLWREALTHGSTGHARDYDRLEFLGDRVLGLAIADWLYSAGDDDEGKLAQRLNALVSKGACAKVARVMGLPDHVLLGKQARDDGAAQSDNILGDVMEALLGAEFIEAGFDSARAIVRRHWHDDVQGKAGHSKHPKSALQEWAAGNQRRPPEYQLVDRSGPDHKARFTVRVSVHNVGQADATAGSKQEAETAAARLFMERYG
- the lepB gene encoding signal peptidase I, translating into MTDPTEAAPAAEPEEKESLASFIWFVVKLAILALAFRSFLFSPFSIPSESMLPRLMIGDYFVAAKWPYGYSRYSLPLNAPLIPGQVFAGLPERGDVAVFKHPVDKVDYIKRVMALPGDTVEMRGGVFVLNGEPVTKEPIADFVQPVDQHLLNAAALSGRPSPCSWGGLEEQRSDGQRQCRYMRFRETLPSGVSYEVLDFGESGADTWGPKIVPEGHVFMMGDNRDNSQDSRFPARSGGGVGWVPTDHLVARASVMVWSTDGSAEWIKPWTWFTAARWERIGDGV
- a CDS encoding universal stress protein: MSERPIIVATDLSPRNDRAVDRALQLGAAMGRTVSLVHARSPAINDETAEQLVALGRAALPDPAADVEIRMPVGPAPEVIAKTADTLDAALIVCGVARFNGIGDYFSGTAVDHIITRGHRPVLVVKQRPHRAYAKILVTTDFSDFSAHALAVAAEMFPDAELHLVHAFHVPFEGFQKAGHVKEQVEADVSDEMRRFLARPELAGLGERVQWRLCYGGVAKGIRTAMEQVQPDLLVAGTHGKGGWRRATLGSIASDLLEWVPIDMLVVPPEVPAS
- a CDS encoding CDP-alcohol phosphatidyltransferase family protein, producing MAAPKAPTSSTPIDRIQENLLARSERRLLNWICARMPRWISPDLLTFIGMAGAFMVFGGYLASNLAEEWLWLSIAGYAVQWFGDSTDGSLARFRKIERPRYGYFLDHSCDGLATTLVVAGIGLSPYVTLEVALVALAGYLLLSIHAFLSVRVLGELKLSYLNAGPTELRFLLIALTLAMMWFGHEGEGWFGAISGFDVFTGVVGTILIVLFVIQTGVTSRRLAAMEPPRNDEWQGKEQQGD
- the era gene encoding GTPase Era; this encodes MSDKQPHCGLVAVIGAPNAGKSTLVNALVGQKVAITSAKAQTTRARMLGIALHDNVQMILVDTPGIFAPKRRLDRAMVSAAWEGAEAADAVLLMVDPIKQRRHELEPLLEALASRPERKILVLNKVDIAKKEPLLALAEELAAKVDFTEIFFISALTGDGVPELKNHLAALMPEGTWHYPEDQVSDASERLLATEVTREQLYQQLHEELPYDSAVRPEKYIQRKDGSVEIHQQIVVMRDNQRAIVLGKGGSRIKAIGEAARKELSEMLGVKVHLFLHVKTDERWSEDKELFEEIGLDWVR